The stretch of DNA TAGCCGGAATAAATTGGAGCTGGCCGATTTGCACCGTAATTTTTCCCTTATTTGCAATACAGGAAATGACATGAACGTTTGTCACCACATGTTTCCCGGTGCCAACGACAAAGCCCGATCCCACGCCAGTGCTCGTATCCGTCGCACAGATGATCCGAACAGTGCTCTTCTTCATCTGTTCAATAGGAGGTATTCGTTCTGCGTCAACCACGACAGGAAGGAAGGCTCCGCCTAACATTAGGAGAATGGCGATAACTTTACGTTCGACAACAGACTGCGGTTTCCTCAGCTCTTGCCTCATGGAGCTCTCCCCTCCTTGTCAGCTGGGTCTGCGTTTCCAAGCGACGATGTCGGCGGACCTATTTCACTATGAGTGTAGTCGTCCGTTCCACTTTCACTCCTGTGCCATCCGATGAACAACCAAAGCATTCCGACCAAGAGCACCACCAGCACCAGGATAGCATACCGATGGAGCTGCGTGCGATTGAGGCCGGGGAACATCGACGAATTTTGCTGCTGCCCGCGTTCGTCTCCCCATCCCATTACTACCGCAGTAATATTATCTTGATGGGACCTCTGCTTCTTCAGCGCAGCATTCTTCAGTGCTTCGGCAGCCGATTGTGGATCATCTTCCAATACTGCGGCCATCTCCGCAAGATTAAGAGTACCATACAGACCATCGCTGCATAAAAGCAGACGGTCCCCTTTTTCTAATGGTAATGGAATAGTATTGCTATCGATCTGGGTGAGTGACTCCTTGCCGATATAGCTCATCAAGCTCCGACGCTCGGGGTGACGTTCAGCCTCCTCCTGGCTAATCACTCCAGCTTGCACCGCTTTGGCTAATTCGGCCGCAAAGGCATGATCTGTCGTCAGTTGAGTAAGAGCGCCCTGCCGATAGAGGTACAACCGGCTGTCGCCAACCGACACCCAATGCAATTGCCCATGATGAATCACTGCGGCCACGCCAGTCGTGCCGATGTGCCCTCCTAAGTTTTCTTTCGTACCAATCTGCACCACTATCGAATTCGCCGCATGCAGTGCTCGCATCAGAGCTTCAGGAATCTCCTCATCCGGGCGTTTTTCCATGTACGCATGTAAAAACGTATCAACCGCCCGCTGACTGGCTTGCCGCCCCATCGCTAGGCCGCCCATACCATCAGCGACAATTGCCAACACGCCACCGTGAGCGACAAATGTAGTGTCATCAATGTCAGTAAAACCAAACGCATCTTGTTGTTCCTGACGGCTACCGATGTCCTGTGCATTGCCTGGAATGACCCTCATACCTCCCCTCCAGACTCACACAGAAACCGCAACTTTGTCCGCCCCAACAGCAGAATGTCGTCTTCATACAGTCTATGTCGACCTGCAATCGGTACTCCGTTGACCAAGGTTCTGCTGCGTGCGTCCACATCGCTGACGAAGACCTTGTCGTATTCCCGAACCAGTACACACTGGCGCGCAGCAATGTCTGGATCACCCGTGATCACAACATCGCACTCAGTCGCACTTCCGCCAATCACGAGCTGGTCGATAAGCCGAGTAACATAAACTTTTGCTGGTCTCCTCGCCCCGACTTCTGCTAAGCGAACCTGAAGGCCAACATCCACAGATGCCAG from Deltaproteobacteria bacterium encodes:
- a CDS encoding serine/threonine-protein phosphatase; translated protein: MRVIPGNAQDIGSRQEQQDAFGFTDIDDTTFVAHGGVLAIVADGMGGLAMGRQASQRAVDTFLHAYMEKRPDEEIPEALMRALHAANSIVVQIGTKENLGGHIGTTGVAAVIHHGQLHWVSVGDSRLYLYRQGALTQLTTDHAFAAELAKAVQAGVISQEEAERHPERRSLMSYIGKESLTQIDSNTIPLPLEKGDRLLLCSDGLYGTLNLAEMAAVLEDDPQSAAEALKNAALKKQRSHQDNITAVVMGWGDERGQQQNSSMFPGLNRTQLHRYAILVLVVLLVGMLWLFIGWHRSESGTDDYTHSEIGPPTSSLGNADPADKEGRAP